A single region of the Podospora pseudopauciseta strain CBS 411.78 chromosome 1, whole genome shotgun sequence genome encodes:
- a CDS encoding hypothetical protein (EggNog:ENOG503NVP8; COG:B; COG:K) gives MAFSRRSTASSPSSPLSVLSQSPSPPSPAVDVSNRYPSPSASATTSGSATPRKSYDMPDLSGEIQVRTDGPPPTKRRRVAAPRPRTTEYVDLENYDNEDQENLQRLLTALRKKKKIVVIAGAGISVSAGIPDFRSSTGLFTTLRGQHKLKASGKHLFDASVYKHDSSTTSFHDMVRELSQMASEAKPTSFHHMLASIASEGRLMRLYTQNIDSLDTQMPPLATNVPLNSKGPWPTTIQLHGGLEKMVCTKCNHLETFNPSLFQGPEPPLCEKCKEQDEVRTAFAGKRSHGIGKLRPRIVLYNEYNPDEDAIGMVSKADLRRVPDAVVVVGTTLKIPGVRRLVKELCQLTRSKRDGLTAWINLDPEPQGIEFKDCWDLVIKAKCDDVAELVNLPRWDQQDIGDRESYMVTGDELKEKRYAANLERNRIDILLERKRKRTEDDDDGFESSQSSQPSQSSRSSQEVQTPGNCKSKLAEQGGMPTPIASPKLRNALLPAPRSRGRPPKQSTLSFSTTTAAEPAPATQKAAPKRKPRQPKKAAPKPKNRINQTFKATKAVPIREIKTPKKQFLDPDSSDLSSPPDDSPAGLPSLRPKDQVRRPEPLVLPAAGLTSSPPTTPTSQEFVASAMKTISPGSKPRSMGHLID, from the exons ATGGCGTTTTCCAGACGCTCAACAGCGTCCTCTCCATCGTCACCTCTCTCGGTCCTTTCACAGTCTCCTTCGCCCCCTTCACCCGCCGTGGATGTTTCCAATCGATACCCATCACCGAGTGCTAGCGCAACTACCTCGGGCAGCGCAACTCCACGGAAGTCATACGACATGCCAGACCTTTCGGGAGAGATCCAGGTGCGGACAGACGgtcccccaccaaccaagcGCCGTCGCGTTGCAGCCCCACGGCCCCGCACAACCGAGTATGTCGACCTGGAGAATTATGACAATGAGGACCAAGAGAATCTTCAGAGGTTGTTGACAGCCctgagaaagaagaagaagattgtggTGATTGCGGGCGCTGGAATCTCTGTTTCTGCAGGCA TTCCCGACTTTCGTTCATCGACAGGACTCTTCACGACACTGCGCGGCCAACACAAGCTCAAGGCGTCTGGGAAGCACCTTTTTGATGCCTCCGTCTACAAACAcgactcctccaccacctccttccacGACATGGTCCGCGAATTGTCGCAGATGGCATCTGAAGCCAAGCCAACGTCGTTCCACCACATGCTGGCATCCATTGCCTCAGAGGGCCGGCTCATGCGCTTGTACACTCAGAATATCGATAGTTTAGATACTCAGATGCCACCGCTCGCGACGAATGTGCCCCTGAACAGCAAAGGCCCATGGCCAACGACGATTCAACTCCATGGCGGCTTGGAGAAAATGGTGTGCACAAAATGTAACCACTTGGAGACCTTCAACCCGTCGCTGTTTCAGGGCCCGGAGCCCCCACTCTGCGAGAAGTGCAAGGAGCAGGACGAAGTACGAACGGCTTTTGCGGGGAAGCGAAGTCACGGCATCGGCAAGTTACGCCCACGGATTGTGCTATACAACGAATACAACCCCGACGAGGATGCGATCGGGATGGTTTCAAAGGCAGATCTACGGAGAGTTCCGGacgctgttgttgtggtggggaCTACGCTCAAAATCCCTGGCGTGCGAAGACTCGTCAAGGAGCTATGCCAGCTGACCCGGAGCAAGAGAGACGGCCTTACTGCCTGGATCAATCTTGATCCGGAGCCACAGGGCATCGAATTCAAGGATTGCTGGGATCTGGTCATCAAAGCGAAGTGTGACGACGTCGCGGAGTTGGTCAACTTGCCACGTTGGGATCAGCAAGATATAGGAGATCGGGAATCCTACATGGTCACTGGGGATgagctgaaggagaagcGCTACGCCGCCAACCTAGAGCGCAATAGAATCGACATCCTACTTGAGCGCAAGCGGAAAAGGAcagaagacgatgacgatgggtTCGAGTCATCGCAGTCTTCGCAACCATCACAATCTTCGCGGTCCTCGCAGGAAGTACAGACTCCCGGCAACTGCAAGTCGAAACTTGCCGAGCAAGGCGGTATGCCGACGCCGATTGCCAGTCCCAAGCTTCGCAACGCCCTCCTTCCAGCGCCCAGGTCGAGGGGCAGACCCCCTAAACAGAGCACGCTCAGCTTTAGCACCACCACAGCGGCCGAGCCCGCGCCTGCGACGCAAAAGGCCGCCCCCAAGAGAAAGCCGAGACAACCGAAGAAGGCagcccccaagcccaagaacagGATCAACCAGACGTTCAAAGCTACCAAAGCGGTGCCAATCAGGGAAATAAAGACCCCTAAGAAGCAGTTTTTGGACCCCGATTCATCCGACTTGTCCTCCCCGCCAGACGACTCACCTGCCGGTCTCCCATCATTGCGGCCCAAGGATCAAGTTCGACGGCCAGAACCGCTTGTACTCCCAGCTGCTGGGCTTACATCTAGTCCACCGACCACGCCTACCAGCCAAGAGTTTGTCGCTTCCGCTATGAAGACGATCTCCCCTGGTAGCAAGCCGAGGAGTATGGGCCATCTCATTGATTGA
- the sin4 gene encoding Mediator of RNA polymerase II transcription subunit 16 (COG:S; EggNog:ENOG503NVYT), whose translation MSAHDMSLLGGDSMSIDSGIQVMQSIQGMDGAMALDDVDLFGDSVMDNALGTLPLTSRPPPSKQLQQRLDQLRARGCCQGIAWGRLGNIACVSKDGMSVDIRYMRCNPENGEWDMNDPSSSATISLVHGPPSFISLPSAGAPIVHVAWSPTTHMADLAVIDALGRISILFFPLQINRPYPMRKWDSDPVDDLHSVVGCHWLPIGNAASQGRGFLTQCSGAHWAGSEYKYNHMAQPAFGPSHPHPGRSALVCVTTNGLLRLFYQISSRHEETALELESVTAADDLITHASFCCDKPNTLLVALATASKQLRVVRVGVNWGNPPSDKQVHPGSIQLRPSMKEVHVATTSWLQHGPSESTLDFSMAQLSHLLVLPSFMETSNPPTFAPAVVVTVRSYLPNETSPYDQETQSIIDRWEVLNDQAQAPHPAFEQLGPRNGAGAALPTMTRLRKLEPVTIPKVVISMHTTTIQLGRVVSFTFSDGTVQYRDRFTMAELYNEHNTENINSPHQVGFQFDDPTPCLQVAFSPSNFAFVQVCEDNTLKLRKLYYTMGDLGSLQDVQARAVLASLTMPISFAWQQQMTFDDILAVVRPLTQHPKFTNALFKEIITLLRTVVDYSEEQQQLVDTLIRNNQLQSCLSLLNHFGFNGNFEARSFHGKFASVALNLRNIIVLIVLANHSPQKSNGVLNPLDESEVVETLVGCAEWAVSLFSWLIDSLFNLLDDPEFMALLSDQRRFQELASYLHTRNDVSVYLLLCSSTRSLLQVACRRVAGLEEISSRALTYYKTHSVTETGAALHHAYQRMYRASSSSPVKPQDFERLLSTLGRDISTAYQRTLTAMAKSKDQTQPGTTEQQQQQAQQRVELFVKSAQNRWELEMLSGANPPNIFREVLARLFTSTLTTFKALTDPAKLYFANYDLLEVNDDAKTLRARKKAGKYVDVFKRVELVARQQQQNTQSSPPAAVRNGTQGKGGGGENVKTEAGVGGAAGVKLGGTPSLTLGLAGGGGGGSAGAGNGANGGAAVAMTQVHSPRDEGAGGAGGGHAIRWRRCVRCASVMEDIMNQRPGFTYVLAQQRKCCCGGAWALVAKGALG comes from the exons ATGAGTGCCCATGACATGTCCCTCCTGGGCGGGGATTCCATGAGCATCGACTCTGGAATCCAGGTGATGCAGAGCATTCAAGGCATGGACGGTGCCATGGCTCTCGATGATGTCGACCTCTTCGGAGATTCTGTTATGGACAATGCTCTGGGTACCCTGCCCCTGACctctcgccctcctccaagtAAGCAGCTTCAGCAGCGGCTCGACCAACTCCGAGCCCGTGGTTGCTGTCAGGGAATCGCTTGGGGCCGCTTGGGGAACATAGCCTGCGTCTCCAAAGATGGCATGTCGGTTGACATTCGCTACATGCGTTGCAATCCCGAGAACGGTGAATGGGATATGAATGATCCAAGCTCTTCTGCCACCATTTCACTGGTTCATGGTCCGCCCTCGTTCATCTCGCTGCCTTCTGCCGGCGCCCCCATAGTCCACGTCGCCTGGTCCCCTACCACGCATATGGCTGACTTGGCCGTCATTGATGCTCTCGGCCGCATCAGcattctcttcttcccactGCAGATCAACAGACCCTATCCTATGAGAAAATGGGATTCCGATCCTGTGGACGACCTCCACAGCGTCGTCGGTTGTCACTGGTTACCAATCGGTAACGCAGCAAGCCAGGGCCGAGGG TTTCTCACCCAATGCAGCGGTGCACACTGGGCAGGGTCCGAATACAAATACAACCACATGGCTCAGCCGGCTTTTGGGCCGTCACATCCTCACCCTGGAAGGAGCGCGCTAGTGTGTGTTACCACAAATGGTCTTCTGAGGCTGTTCTATCAAATTAGCAGCCGGCATGAGGAAACGGCTCTCGAACTCGAGAGTGTGACGGCCGCCGATGATCTCATCACGCACGCCTCTTTCTGCTGTGATAAAC CAAACACCCTTCTCGTAGCTCTCGCTACGGCGTCGAAGCAGCTGAGGGTAGTGCGTGTTGGTGTGAACTGGGGGAATCCCCCAAGTGATAAGCAGGTGCACCCAGGCAGTATACAGTTAAGACCATCGATGAAAGAGGTGCATGTAGCCACCACCAGTTGGCTACAACATGGCCCGAGCGAATCAACTCTAGACTTTTCCATGGCACAGCTCTCTCACCTCCTAGTACTCCCGTCTTTCATGGAGACCAGTAACCCTCCAACCTTCGCCCCAGCGGTTGTTGTCACGGTGAGATCATATCTGCCAAACGAAACCTCGCCCTACGATCAGGAAACCCAGAGCATCATCGATCGCTGGGAGGTTCTGAACGATCAAGCCCAAGCACCACATCCCGCGTTTGAGCAGCTGGGTCCCCGGAACGGTGCTGGAGCTGCCCTCCCG ACCATGACTAGGTTGCGGAAGCTGGAGCCAGTCACAATCCCCAAAGTGGTCATCTCGATGCATACGACCACCATACAGCTGGGAAGAGTCGTTTCCTTCACCTTTAGCGACGGCACCGTTCAGTACCGTGACAGGTTCACCATGGCTGAACTTTACAACGAGCACAACACCGAGAACATCAACAGCCCTCACCAGGTTGGGTTCCAGTTTGACGATCCGACGCCCT GTCTTCAGGTCGCTTTCTCTCCGAGCAACTTTGCATTCGTCCAAGTGTGTGAGGATAACACATTGAAGCTGAGAAAACTCTATTATACAATGGGTGATTTAGGTTCCCTTCAAGACG TCCAAGCAAGGGCTGTTCTGGCATCTCTCACAATGCCCATCTCTTTTGCCTGGCAACAGCAAATGACCTTTGATGACATCCTGGCGGTTGTCCGTCCCTTGACCCAGCATCCGA AGTTCACAAATGCCTTGTTTAAGGAAATCATAACTCTGCTTCGGACTGTGGTCGACTACTCGgaagaacagcagcagcttgtCGACACGCTCATCCGGAACAACCAGCTGCAGTCCTGTCTGAGCCTTCTGAACCACTTTGGCTTCAATGGGAACTTTGAAGCCAGGTCTTTCCACGGAAAGTTCGCCTCGGTCGCCCTCAACCTGAGAAACATCATTGTTCTCATTGTGCTTGCGAACCACAGCCCACAAAAGTCCAACGGGGTACTGAACCCGCTCGATGAATCAGAGGTGGTCGAGACCCTTGTCGGGTGCGCAGAATGGGCCGTCAGCTTGTTCTCGTGGCTCATCGACTCGCTCTTCAACCTGCTCGACGACCCCGAGTTCATGGCGCTCCTTTCCGACCAGAGACGATTCCAGGAACTGGCGAGCTACCTCCACACCCGCAACGACGTCTCGGTCTATCTTCTCCTCTGCTCATCAACACGCAGCTTGCTCCAGGTTGCCTGCCGTCGGGTCGCGGGCTTGGAGGAAATCAGCAGCCGCGCGCTCACGTACTACAAGACTCACAGCGTGACTGAGACAGGGGCTGCTCTTCACCATGCCTATCAGAGGATGTACCGcgccagctccagcagcccGGTTAAACCCCAGGATTTTGAACGCCTCTTGAGCACCCTCGGCAGGGACATTTCCACTGCCTATCAAAGAACGCTCACGGCGATGGCCAAGTCCAAGGACCAGACCCAGCCCGGAACCacggagcagcagcagcagcaggcccAGCAGCGGGTGGAGCTTTTTGTAAAGTCGGCGCAGAACCGGTGGGAGCTAGAGATGCTGTCGGGGGCCAACCCGCCTAATATCTTCCGCGAGGTGCTCGCTCGCCTTTTTACGAGCACGCTGACGACGTTTAAGGCATTGACGGACCCCGCGAAGCTGTACTTTGCCAATTATGACCTGCTTGAAGTTAATGATGATGCGAAGACgttgagggcgaggaagaaggcggGGAAGTATGTGGATGTTTTTAAGAGGGTGGAGTTGGTTGCtaggcagcagcagcaaaacaCGCAGTCTTCccctcctgctgctgtgaggAATGGGACTCaggggaagggtggtggtggggagaatGTCAAGACTGAGGCTGGTGTGGGGGGTGCGGCAGGTGTGAAACTGGGGGGCACGCCTTCGTTGACGTTGGGGTTggcagggggtggtgggggtggttcTGCCGGTGCTGGCAATGGGGCGAATGggggtgctgctgttgccatGACGCAGGTTCACAGCCCGAGGGAtgagggagcgggaggggcaggaggTGGGCATGCTATTCGGTGGAGGCGGTGTGTGAGGTGTGCTTCGGTTATGGAGGACATTATGAACCAGCGGCCTGGGTTTACATATGTGCTGGCGCAGCAGCGGAAGTGCTGTTGTGGAGGGGCTTGGGCGCTGGTTGCGAAGGGGGCTTTGGGGTAG
- a CDS encoding hypothetical protein (COG:S; EggNog:ENOG503NVPG), whose product MADQPNIETYHKHLPDLSIPRFTEMQKQDAHEYAKAFIEGGNPPWLHGLYLHWLKLYQEPFKGVTSDGNVKPNLFHLSPEEIPISSIVTATTNLLSLLSPSQLKSTLYHIDSPEWRTWSNPEFLLSNKGIRLDELTPLIRDAVLSVLQSSLSPEGYYKALSAMRINHFLGELVSAPKICNEHSYNFVLFGSPSTTTPWGYSFYGHHLCLNLFFYKDQVVISPWFTGAEPNMIDSGPYKGTQILQREEKLGLQLMQSLPAEKQTLAQVYKNLKDDAMPKGRWNHDDQRHLCGAYRDNRVVPYEGVLVSEMTQSQQDLVAEILDEYLLYLPSTARKIRLEQLKEWFHETYFCWIGGFGDHDAFYYRVQSPVILVEFDHHSGVFLTNKEPTKFHIHTLLRTPNGGDYGMALRGLVKEGVVEQRYLWEP is encoded by the exons ATGGCAGACCAACCAAACATCGAGACATACCATAAGCACCTCCCTGACTTGTCCATCCCCCGCTTCACTGAGATGCAAAAGCAGGATGCCCATGAATACGCCAAAGCATTCATTGAAGGGGGGAACCCCCCATGGCTTCATGGCCTCTACCTTCACTGGCTGAAGCTCTACCAGGAGCCTTTCAAGGGCGTAACCAGCGATG GAAATGTAAAACCaaacctcttccacctctcaCCAGAAGAAATCCCCATTTCCTCCATagtcaccgccaccaccaacctcctctccctgtTGTCCCCTTCCCAACTCAAATCCACCCTCTACCACATCGACTCCCCCGAATGGCGCACCTGGTCCAACCCCGaattcctcctctccaacaaaGGCATCCGCCTCGACGAGCTCACCCCCCTAATCCGGGATGCCGTCCTCTCAGTCCTCcaatcctccctctcccccgagGGCTACTATAAAGCCCTCTCGGCCATGCGCATCAACCACTTCCTCGGCGAGCTCGTCTCCGCCCCGAAGATCTGCAACGAGCACTCCTACAACTTTGTCCTCTTcggctccccctccaccacaacacccTGGGGCTACTCCTTCTACGGCCACCACCTCTgcctcaacctcttcttctacAAAGACCAAGTGGTGATAAGCCCGTGGTTCACAGGCGCAGAGCCGAACATGATTGACTCGGGCCCCTACAAAGGAACCCAAATCCTGCAGCgggaggagaagttggggTTGCAGCTGATGCAGTCTTTACCAGCTGAGAAACAAACACTCGCGCAGGTATATAAGAATTTAAAAGATGACGCCATGCcaaaggggaggtggaacCACGACGACCAACGCCACCTTTGTGGTGCCTATCGGGACAATAGGGTTGTTCCTTATGAGGGGGTGTTAGTCTCGGAGATGACCCAGTCCCAACAGGATCTCGTTGCGGAGATCTTGGACGAGTACCTCCTCTACCTCCCCTCCACTGCGAGGAAGATCAGACTTGAGCAGCTGAAGGAGTGGTTTCACGAGACGTACTTTTGTTGGATTGGCGGGTTTGGGGATCACGATGCGTTTTACTACCGGGTTCAGAGCCCCGTGATTTTGGTCGAGTTTGATCACCACTCGGGGGTTTTCTTGACGAATAAGGAGCCGACAAAGTTTCATATTCATACGCTGCTTAGGACGCCGAATGGGGGGGATTATGGGATGgcgttgagggggttggtgaaggagggggtggtggagcaGAGGTATCTTTGGGAACCGTAG
- a CDS encoding hypothetical protein (EggNog:ENOG503P577) → MPSSATVTLFQTLDVESLDSGNQLPGDAVAKVKSQPDFQQGFFGQKLEDPKTWVLATEWSSASAAKQCITDIKDHVRAQETFVYQFDTAVLKAPCTEVFTAFETEEGFEEQVGRFVSAVEGDKLEGYKGADYGAEVKVDGGGTGEKSVRMVIGWVSKEAHVEAKGKPGAIQENIGELRAKRKGVDLFHVNFKEL, encoded by the exons ATGCCATCGTCCGCCACCGTCACACTCTTTCAAACACTCGACGTCGAGTCTCTCGACTCTGGCAATCAACTTCCGGGAGATGCTGTGGCCAAAGTAAAGTCCCAGCCTGATTTCCAGCAAGGTTTCTTTGGCCAAAAGCTCGAGGATCCAAAGACCTGGGTGCTGGCAACTG AATGGTCATCCGCCTCTGCAGCAAAGCAGTGCATCACCGACATCAAGGATCATGTCAGGGCTCAAGAGACATTTGTTTATCAGTTTGACACGGCTGTGTTGAAGGCGCCATGCACTGAGGTGTTTACTGCTTttgagacggaggaggggtttgagGAGCAGGTTGGGCGGTTTGTCAGTGCTGTTGAGGGGGATAAGCTGGAGGGGTATAAGGGTGCGGATTATGGGGCGGAGGTGaaggttgatgggggtgggacTGGGGAGAAGAGTGTGAGGATGGTTATTGGGTGGGTCAGTAAGGAGGCGCATGTTGAGGCTAAAGGAAAGCCGGGAG CTATTCAGGAGAATATTGGGGAGTTGAGAGCGAAGAGGAAAGGGGTGGATTTGTTCCATGTTAACTTCAAGGAGCTGTGA
- a CDS encoding hypothetical protein (COG:I; EggNog:ENOG503P2JM) has protein sequence MWTLLCQTRLDRRLGGSDSDAFVESMTSAWITAPSRSLLSTPIFPRHGTDDAMVDVQLGREVRDVLSKVGFRVEWKEYLGAELEGHWIKVPEEVDDITAFLKRSTGSDK, from the exons ATGTGGACATTGTTATGCCAAACAAGGCTTGACAGAAGACTAGGAGG GTCTGATTCGGATGCTTTTGTGGAGAGCATGACATCGGCATGGATCACGGCACCAAGCCGCTCTCTCTTGTCAACACCTATCTTTCCACGCCACGGGACCGACGATGCTATGGTTGATGTTCAGCTCGGACGTGAGGTTAGAGATGTGCTCTCCAAAGTAGGGTTTCGGGTTGAGTGGAAGGAGTACTTGGGTGCAGAGTTGGAAGGTCACTGGATCAAGGTGccagaggaggtggatgataTCACGGCCTTTCTCAAAAGATCTACCGGCAGTGATAAATAG
- a CDS encoding hypothetical protein (COG:I; EggNog:ENOG503P2JM), with the protein MECTKDTTQDTGPDQLQQSVATGWATFLAAQHWSREVDALRRSLNEHIKQTSTQHELLSVAVVQSKPSSPVTEASLENHLESLRQEMTESMSQLSQKITSHEERTEHLRSLTSDDIKDVQEKYLSALGMVEYLQGELRGMRSDKVNIENKLTALERDTENKLTALGRQIAALLPPQTPLPDEAVSFLNQLVSRRAEVMRILSLPCHEEFTQLQQTHVTGATANPEHTAIPTNPPRLDNTNTTPTSAPSITDIQSHVPDRGQRQNTVSKHSQPHMAVITRKQPKRKAAEPPQKQPSAKRAMPLGTSSTKISLVNPPKTVPADAQDTKDLYHRFRSRYDTNPPQDQVRGIWRFINQIKNPDVAKHLQESLVMFLPEYVKLGSRSRLATQVNGVQRIFITISGKVTWKMFTEAFDKYAALHLKE; encoded by the exons ATGGAGTGTACCAAGGACACCACCCAGGACACAGGTCCAGACCAGCTTCAACAATCCGTTGCCACCGGCTGGGCTACCTTTCTCGCTGCCCAGCATTGGTCCCGGGAAGTAGATGCCCTCAGAAGGTCCCTCAACGAGCACATCAAGCAGACAAGCACGCAGCATGAGCTTTTGTCCGTTGCTGTTGTGCAGTCCAAACCAAGCTCTCCTGTTACTGAAGCCAGCCTTGAAAACCACCTCGAATCATTGCGGCAAGAAATGACGGAGAGCATGTCTCAACTCTCGCAAAAAATTACATCTCACGAGGAGAGAACTGAACATCTCCGGTCTCTCACATCTGATGATATCAAGGACGTTCAAGAGAAGTACTTATCAGCGCTCGGCATGGTCGAATACCTGCAGGGGGAGCTACGAGGCATGAGATCAGACAAGGTCAACATTGAAAACAAGCTCACGGCGCTAGAGCGAGATACTGAAAACAAACTCACGGCATTGGGACGCCAGATTGCTGCTCTACTACCGCCTCAAACACCCTTGCCCGACGAGGCCGTCAGTTTCCTCAACCAGCTCGTCTCTCGTCGTGCTGAAGTGATGAGAATCCTCAGCCTCCCCTGCCATGAAGAGTTCACACAGTTGCAGCAAACCCATG TCACTGGAGCCACTGCCAACCCCGAACATACTGCCATACCGACAAACCCGCCTAGGCTCGATaacacaaacaccacacccactTCAGCACCATCCATCACAGACATTCAAAGCCACGTGCCGGACAGAGGGCAGAGGCAGAACACAGTGAGCAAACACAGTCAGCCCCACATGGCGGTTATCACTCGAAAGCAGCCCAAACGGAAGGCCGCAGAGCCTCCCCAGAAACAACCTAGTGCAAAAAGGGCCATGCCACTGGGAACATCTTCAACCAAAATCAGCCTCGTTAACCCGCCAAAGACGGTCCCTGCTGATGCCCAAGACACCAAGGATCTCTACCACCGGTTCCGGAGCCGGTATGACACCAACCCGCCCCAGGATCAAGTAAGAGGCATCTGGAGATTCATCAACCAGATAAAGAATCCCGACGTCGCAAAGCATCTTCAGGAGTCTCTTGTCATGTTCCTGCCCGAGTACGTGAAGTTGGGTTCAAGAAGCCGACTGGCGACACAAGTCAACGGCGTCCAGAGAATTTTCATTACGATATCCGGGAAAGTGACCTGGAAGATGTTCACTGAGGCGTTTGACAAGTATGCGGCTTTGCATTTGAAGGAGTGA